AAATTGAAATCGGCGCCCTTCAGCGACGCCGGCAACTCACTGAATTCCGGCGCTGGCTCGAATTCATCAAAAGTGCCGCGCGGAAACGCGGGCAACGAGCATCCGACGCACGGCGCGGGGGCTTCGGTATCGAACCAACCCACTTTAAGCGTCGCGATCGATGCCACCTGGCGCGGATCGAATCCGGACGGCCGCTGATAGCCGATCGCATCGAAGGCTTGGATGTCCGCGTCTGAAAGCTCGACGGCGACTCCGCGGGGCAATGTGGGAGTCATGGTGTCGTTCCCGCCGTCGCGCCAATAGCTCGCCAGGCAATGATCTCCCGGGGCGTCGCATTCGGGGTCCGTCGCCAGTCTTCCCCACGAGAGGCTTTTTTCCATTCGCTTATCGAAATACTCCGCGGGACCAGCCGTCACGAGTCGCGGCTCGACGGTCAGGTTGTGCGTGAACTGGGTTTGCGGGAAGCGAAACAGATCGAGCGTCGACGGATGCACGATGTGTTGAGCGTTCGCCGGCAAGTCTTGAATGTCGGTCATGGACTTAAAGCCCAGCGCGTGCCCAATTTCTCTCGCAGCAAGCGCTGTGAAATCGCGACTGCCCTGCCCGATGCCGTCGGTCGCGTCGTAGTCGAAGCCGTTGGCAAACTTGTTGTTGAAGAGGAGC
This sequence is a window from Planctomycetia bacterium. Protein-coding genes within it:
- a CDS encoding NF038122 family metalloprotease; the protein is MRNHLLALTFLTALASPCRALEIQLFEVGATPLSAAQLSAFKAAADRWESELADPITVRVNIGFADLGTSLGNTWVARTTHFLPVVRTALIVNSASSEELLRAQLLPSTGLQMFDINGQRGDGRVTMATANAKALGLSTGLDPFYGEALENQADAKLLFNNKFANGFDYDATDGIGQGSRDFTALAAREIGHALGFKSMTDIQDLPANAQHIVHPSTLDLFRFPQTQFTHNLTVEPRLVTAGPAEYFDKRMEKSLSWGRLATDPECDAPGDHCLASYWRDGGNDTMTPTLPRGVAVELSDADIQAFDAIGYQRPSGFDPRQVASIATLKVGWFDTEAPAPCVGCSLPAFPRGTFDEFEPAPEFSELPASLKGADFN